A single genomic interval of Amblyomma americanum isolate KBUSLIRL-KWMA chromosome 11, ASM5285725v1, whole genome shotgun sequence harbors:
- the LOC144109733 gene encoding serine/threonine-protein kinase PLK1-like, translating to MAAGGEILTSTATTDDEFPHVVIETNSQTEYTRGKFLGKLEDEINIHRTLCHKNVVRFHSHFEDAQNVYIILELCTRQPLEELHKYRETLTEPEVRHMLRQLLLACEYLVQEQVIHRDLKLGNLLLTKGSQLKVADIGLATRVLYPGKLMTSICGTTNYMAPEMLTLKGYSYAADTWAVGCIMYKLLVGRAPFKSTTKAETLTRIKRNKFEIPPTVSPEAAALIRWILEPEPATRPSIGAIMHHEFMIRDPTSSGTAADTPETASCVLQQMCDDRDVDDDYFTTDAENFQSAQQTPSSKVTTDVQEETEEHEPHLQLK from the exons ATGGCCGCCGGTGGAGAGATTTTGACTAGCACTGCGACGACCGACGACGAATTTCCCCACGTCGTCATCGAAACGAATTCCCAGACGGAATACACCCGCGGCAAGTTCCTCGGCAAG CTCGAAGACGAAATCAACATCCACCGAACCCTGTGCCACAAGAACGTCGTTCGCTTCCACAGCCACTTTGAGGACGCCCAGAACGTGTACATCATCTTGGAGCTATGCACAAGACAG CCTCTTGAGGAGCTGCACAAGTACCGTGAGACGCTGACGGAGCCAGAGGTGCGGCACATGCTGCGCCAGCTGCTGCTCGCCTGCGAGTATCTGGTGCAGGAGCAGGTCATCCACCGAGACCTGAAGCTCGGAAACCTGCTCCTGACCAAAGGCTCGCAACTCAAGGTGGCCGACATCGGACTCGCCACCCGCGTCCTCTACCCGGGGAAACTCATGACGTCCATCTGCGGCACCACCAACTACATGGCCCCCGAGATGCTGACCCTGAAGGGCTACAGCTACGCAGCGGACACCTGGGCCGTCGGGTGCATCAT GTACAAGCTGCTAGTTGGACGTGCCCCCTTCAAATCAACGACGAAGGCAGAGACTTTAACCagaatcaagaggaacaaattcGAGATTCCCCCGACTGTGTCCCCCGAAGCGGCCGCCCTCATCCGGTGGATTCTAGAACCGGAACCCGCAACGCGGCCGAGCATCGGAGCCATCATGCACCACGAGTTCATGATAAGAG ACCCAACATCGTCTGGGACTGCCGCCGACACTCCCGAAACAGCATCTTGTGTGCTGCAGCAGATGTGCGACGACAGAGATGTCGACGATGATTATTTCACGACTGACGCTGAAAACTTTCAGAGTGCGCAGCAAACGCCTAGCTCAAAGGTTACAACAGACGTACAAGAAGAAACTGAAGAACATGAGCCCCACCTACAGCTGAAATGA